The Dreissena polymorpha isolate Duluth1 chromosome 8, UMN_Dpol_1.0, whole genome shotgun sequence genome includes the window AATTATTTAGGTTTTCAGTATATGTGTCCAAGATTGTCAAATATTAAAGcgttatgaaatatttgtatcaTGTAATATGTAATTAACCACGTTATTACTGTTCAAATTACCTTATTTTATAACACAAAgccattatttaaatgttatataagtATGCCTAAttgtattgaaaacaatatttaacttaACAAACATTGATATTTCAGAAGAACACAATCCTCTGTCTTAACATCGAAGAAACTATATTAAATTGTATGTACTAAAAACAATCGCAACTTCTACACAAGACACAAGTTGAGCCTTAACAAGTTTTAATAGTTCGCAGGATCGTATTATTATGGGTTTTAATTTGTAGTTCTTATGAATGTGTTCAAGCGTTTTATTTCGATGAACGGACGAACGGAATGCACATGCTCCGATTTAATATGTACTGAATTTAACGCTAACCCTTTTTTCAATGATACTGTATTGGTGATAGATTATAATTCTATTAGTATGTCAGTTGCTGGCAATGTACTTTCtgttataaatattacaatatgcGAATTTTCTTATTATAATGTTATACGTAAGGTATATTTCAAGATCACGCCTTATAGATCAAGGTTGACCATACAATATATTTGCTTAACCTTAATTTTGTCATTAATCGTGTTAGTGTAAGATATTTATCAAATTATGACATCTATGCAGACTTAGAATGGTATGTATAAAACATTTCCTCCGACCTCAGAGGTTACTGTTATATcgaatgtatatttaaatataaaacagatTATACATGGTGCCACATTTTATTTAgtcattttatgtataaaacaattaaccCCACATGCCGAACATGATAAAACACATATGTTGCATGTTGTcatctcaaaggtcaatgtcaaacttTTATGTCAAAACTCAAATTTTGCCATCAGCAGCTTGTGTTTCGCTTAAGCTGAGTTATGAAACATACCTATATTGTGCGTGCAACAATACCATATGGACGCATGTCTTATTCATTGAGCTATGTCATAGTGTTCTCTTACTATAATTATGCCTTCTAAAAGGTAAAATATTTGACACTTGGAGTCATTGAAATTATAGCCATCTAGCTGAATACCTCTGATTGGAGCGTGTTATATCTTCATAGTAGAATTATGTTAAATGTAGTTAATACATTCTAAACACATATCTAGACATTTTCCCCATGTtatcatttttgaaaatttgacaaaatttcaaTGCTTAATGTTATTGATTGAGGTAAAGAAAGAGCTGTATCGTGATACGACAATTATGTTTCGTGAATGTTCAGATAATTACTTAAGTCCGGTTTATCTTTTTAGCGCAATCATCGTGCAACACTGGTTTTTTTGTTTGATATAAAGCAAAGCTATTGGTATGTTTACGGAACCACTTGAACATAGAATTACCTTGACaaatatatcatatatgtaaatatctGTTAAATCTATTGGAGATTATTTGGATGCGTAATATATCAATAAGCAAGCGTTATTTTTTTACAGAACAAGTTATTGAACTATTAATCGCGAAGAATATTACAACTATGTGTGTATATGcacattgaaaaaatatatatatcctaATATTTTGTGCTGCTCAATCTTAATGTCACTTCCAGTTATTTTCATTACTTTGCTAGTTTAAGAAATATACGCTCGTAGACATCGTGCATTGACAGTTACTTAAATATTTGTTTCGTTTTATTTTTCGCAGTTTCTTACCGTCTCACATGTACCaacatatgtaaataaatacGAAACATTTCAACACGTCGTCGCTTTATCTGTCCAGATTGTCAATCCGGAACAATATACAATACAGAGAAGTAACATATGTTGGATGTTAACATACTTACAATGCAACATTCAATAAGGTCTTTAGTTTGATACATGAGAGCTATAAtacatgttgtttttcttcattttaatatCGAATATGTTAGCTGATATAAGACATATACTCTGCTGAGTTACTCTGAATCGCTGTGCATATCGCAAAAATGAAACCCTAACTTGGCCTTGAAGTTGAAGCTATTTATAAGACCTGAACATACACCGTTTAATACAAGGGACTCTAAATCAAACCTTCCAAGATAAGGAGCATTTTTATTGTACATGTCGGTGAATGCTATCTAGAGATATCTTGGACTTTAGTATAAACATAGGTGTAACTTGACCCTTTCCAACAACATCACTTCAATTCGTACTTGTTACAGTCAGTATTCAGTCGTTGCATGGGGAACTGAAAGTTTGGAGTGAGCTATTGGGATAAAGAATACTGCAGCTACATATACTTATTACATCGCATATGCAATGTAAATAAGACCTGTATCAGACCGATAATAATGGCAGCATGAAATGCAATCACACGTCAAATTATGAGTCAAATTTGTATAATACTATGTCCACATAAGAGTCTCTATTTGACTCGAATAGTCCTGAAGTGTATTTAGCATACAGgataacataaaattattaagaTTATTTCATGCAGATTCAGCAGACGCTTTACTTTGGAGAACATTATTCTACTTGAACCACTCTATATATCATAAGTAGGTATACATTTTCGTTGACAGTGAATTGCCGACTTCAATGGACTATCGATGGGAAAAGGCATTGTTCGAGGTGAGCCAAACCACGTCAGTTATATGATTCATAAGGGTATCCAATAGACAAGCCAAATACCAAAATGGAATTCCAACAAGTTATCTGTGTCGAcctaaaacatattattttaccaATTGAATAAGCGTACGCCGTCTGTACATGCGCATGAAACAAGACTTATACGCtgttgatgtttaacagaaacgAGAAATAATCAGTTGTATGTGATTATTGAAGGTTACTTGGGATTATAAAGAATGAAATTTAACACGTTAGTTGTTAACCACCTTAGATAAATATAGAAGGTGTACGTAAATTAATGAAATCACCGTTCGCTCAGCACTGAATAGAATGTGAAATATATCATGCGACGCGCTTTTTAAGGTGTAAGGGCCttgtaatatgtttaaaattctaacactacacgcgacttgttttccatagacaaagaaggaaatcaagtgtgggttattctgcaataattatgggcggagaaACTATTGCAgttaaatgcacgtgctaaaacccacTCGTaaagaaatgttataaatgtagcatgtattattataaatgttatgaAAAAACCAATTGTATAATTGGTGATTAGTGGCATAACCATGCCTACAAAGAATGaaatttgttaagaaacgtaataaAGAAAACATGTATAGCATATCAGCTTTTCAGtggcatcaataaacgtgacgtcatttagtttctacgaaaTTGTTTCAATGggagtgacgtcatttgcaaaatatttatgaataaaaacgacgtcatatgtttgtacaattcaatgacgtctctaaatagtgaactttgtactaagaagggcggggtattgaaaaatatagttcacgtccaaaagcttgaaccaaatcaatcagtaTCGTGTTAAAatcgaaataataattttctatgatggtttgctgtcgaataacccacagtaaggagtatagatgcgtgttatcaaatcactcgtgcttagCACTCGTgatatcaaatcactcgtgcttagcactcgtgatttaattcctacgcatctatactccttactgtgggttattcgacaacaaaccatcatagaaaaatattatttcttaaatgaaaaAAGCAATATTGTGACGATTCAAAATGAAGCAAGCATATTTTTGAAACGAATTATATCCACATGCAGTTGGTCCCTTCTATCATCAGTCATATTTAATACTAGAGATTAACAAAGCCAATCCGAATGATGCAACATATAAAGAAACGCGTAATTTTGAATAGCTCCTAGATTTTCGATAAACGGGAttgaaatgtatacatgtatatatcaagtTTACTTATTATATTCTCAGCTAAACAACCTTACacatattgttttgaaaatgtaaCTTTTCAACACTAATCTTAATTTGAATGTCAGATTGCTTACCTACAAGAAAAGACTGCATAGCGAGGACGAGTACTGCGAGTACTGCGTACTGTATATTAAGTTTTGATAGTACGACAAATTTAAGCTGACATGTACATTgttattttactttgacattcAAACGAGTATTTATATACCAAGAGTGCACACACATCGCAAGGTATGTAATGCATGCATATATCTATGTTATCAGCTATTTATGTGCCTAAAGTGGAGATTATCTGAACATACTTGATTTAACGAAAGCATCAACTTAAGGAGATGCACCGCGTGTGTCCAAATAAGCGTTAACGCTTACACGGTGGATGACAATTACACAAGCTCGAACAAGATTAATTTTACAAGCATCAccctatgtatttatttaattcttttctTGCAGGTATATAAACGCCTTGTGTCTAGGTTTATTATCGAGTGCTCGGATTCTACAAGCAGCGCCCAAAGGTGAGTTATTACTTAACACATATTtcttttgaattattttaattatttgagaactttaaacaaattatgtagtgtatattataataatagaGGAACAACTCTTTGATATTGGTTACACGGAGGTAATTTGGGAACATCCAGGATGATGTTTTGACACCCTTATTATGTTGTAGATTAAAAATAAATGACTAAATATACTTTTTCTATATGGACCTACGTacattaaaaccatgttaaaTCATATGATTAATGATAAATTACTTTCCGATTGGCATTCCGATATTTTAAGATTGTCTTAATACTGAAATAACGAAATGTGTTGTAATCAAACAATCGTGGAGTGATCTTTTAACTTTGAGCAAAgttatgtttgttgttgtttatatatacATTAGATTTTTGAAATACCTACAAGTTGATGCTATATAGTCATTATAGGTATAACCATGTTATCAGCCGTCTCATTCTTGCTACTCGTGATGCTCTGCGGCACGGTGTCAAGTCAGACATATAAGGGATACCCTCCGCCAAAGCCATATCCAAAAGATCCATGTTACAAGGTGTATTGCCCAACTATCTACTGCCCTAATGGGCAATACACACCGCCTGGCGAGTGCTGCTCGCGTTGCAAAAAAGGTATCGACATTagtgatatatttatttgttcCCAAACAAATTAAGTAATGATTGCACATAGCACCTACTAAGTAGGAACTTATTGTTGATGTTTGCATGGGTCAAACAGCAATTCAGACCTTAAGCCGTTGtccataaatatgtttaaaaaataaactgcAAGTCTCATCGGTCATATTATGTAAAAGTTAACAATTGCAATCGGTTAGAGATAAATATCTTCCAACATTAAATCGAAATGTTTTTTGCATGTGGAAGTAACTTATTCCTCGTAAGTAAATGGATAACACTGTAGTGTACTTTTCGTTTAAACCAATCGTTTTCACGTACGAAAATCCCATAAATTCTAGTATTGATTATCATTATCAATCGGTAAGCTTTTATATGTTCTTCATAAATATAATGTGAGTTTATGTGTATGTCATGTATGCGtgcgagtgtgtgtgtgtgtgtgtgtgtgtgtgtgtgtgtgtgtgtgtgtgtgtgtgtgtgtgtgtgtgtgtgtgtgtgtgtgtgtgtgtgtgtgtgtgtgtgtgtgtgtgtgtgtgtgtgtgtgtgtgtgtgtgtgtgtgtgtgtgtgtgtgtgtgtgtgtgtgtgtgtgtgtgtgtgtgtgtgtgtgtgtgtgtgtgtgtgtgtgtgtgtgtgtgtgtgtgtgtgtgtgtgtgtgtgtgtgtgtgtgtgtgtgtgtgtgtgtgtgtgtatgtgtgtgtgtgtgtgtgtgtgtgtgtgtgtgtgtgtatacgTGTGTGCGTGTTCgtgtatgtcggaggtaaaaggagagagagagagtttaTAAAAGAGTTTTGAGTTGTAATATGTAGTAAACTGATTTAATATTGTAAAGCTAGTTCAAGAAATTCAATGGAAACATGATAAGCgatgattttatttcataatataattacATTACTAACAAGAAAGCAAAATTTATGTTAgagaaaactataaaaaatatattgtttacggAAATCATAGGAAAATGACCTGTAcgttttcgttttttttatattttaatttgatataagTTTACAGAATATCATAATACGAATAATTAAAAGCAGGTTAAACCTGTGGATACAGgcgattattttaattattaaacattttcatattattataCTTACTTTATTCTTACAATATCCTTAAATTGCCAAACAAAGTCTAACATTTGTTTAACAgctgttaaaatgtttaaaattccATATAAAGCTAAGTTGTGTTTGTTTGTAGGTTATGGGTATCAAGATCCAGACCCATATTTCCCAGGTAagtacaacataataattaatctATTTGTCCAATcagattatataatatatacatgacGTGTACATATGCCAAATATAAATGATAAAGATGCATTTACACCATCTGTAATACAAGTATACATTACTTACAGTTCGTGAATGTCCTTTTTTGTGCCTAGCTCCATATCTGCATTCGtagatatttttaataaaatatttatttcaactaGTTCAATTGTCGAAcatattcgttttgtttttattaaggcGGAAAGTGAATTTTATAATTCGTGACAACAATGCAGACAAGGGAATGACATGAACTAAAGACAGAAGAAATGGATCGCAATATAGAACGATTTGTTATTGTATTGAAATTGTTTGCTTGTGCAGCCTATAATAAAGAAACTTAATTCATCAGCAAAGTCCGTTATAGTTGTCATACATCAGAATACACACCACATGAAAAAAGCATTTTCTAACATTGTATTGATTTCTTAAAGTGCTTTCGTGACGAATGGggaataaagacatacgtttatgTTACCAATTGTGCATTCAATAATTGTACTTCATAAACAATAAAGGAAACAATGATGCCGAATGGTGATTTATCCTTTTACCAGATGCAAATCGATAGTATCACAACGATTGTATGAACTTTAGCTATATACTATTGGTATGTTTACACAGCCTACCACTAAGTTTGCTAATATCATGAATGCTATTTCGCGTGTGACAACGTTAACATGCAAAGAGGATGACATGATTGAAAAAAGTCTTGAAGTAATgagttgtttatgttttatggaaatatatatttattttgaaagaaatataCGAGTAAATGAAATAACTTACGGTAAATGTTTTAATGTCGTGTGATATGCGTGTGGTGTTATATTGTGTACAGCACAGAACATTTTCAAATAATAGGGAGGAAAGCgggttatatattttgaaattataggTATTATACGTGTGTATCGTTCAACATAAGGGTTCAGTtataaattttattgaataaaGTTTTGTCTATATGATCTTGGTTAATTTTGGTGTACTTATGGCGCAGTATGCACTTTTAAATATCGCAACTTTCATGCGTTCCATCAATTGCCTTTTTTGGGTTCATtctcattttattaaaataagtaaaacaaacttAGTTCACAAATAACAAGTTATCACTTTTGTTTTGATACGAGTTCTAACACGGATAATTGCATATCAGATAGAAACTTCGGAAACGTTTTGTGACGATAGCGAATAATACAAAAACAGAAAGACTAACGTTTACAAAATGCGTCAATCATACGAATAACgaaattaaaaatcatttaaggATATTAATTATTGTTAGACGGCCTGGATTTTACGATAAAAGACAATCCGACAAAAGCAACGCTGATTAAATTATTAAAGCTTGGGTCACGACTTTTCAACGGTCATTTAAATTCTTTTGGAGAATATACAAAAACGactgtgtgttttatattttttaaatgacacacACTTTCATTCGTTAAAAGAAACTTGTTGACATAATGTTGCATTCCCGAAATCATATCATACTTTAAAtcgtttgataaaaaatacaaattttttCAGAAAAGATATTAGTGTTACCAACTGCATGTACAACAGAGTAATAGAACATATCGTATAATGAAAATAAGGTGCTCGTTGAAATTGAAATCTTACATAATTTATCCTGCATATGCTTACTTTGTATTAAATTATACCTAATCAACTCATGTTTCAACACCGGTTTTGTATTGACTGATGTTATGGATTTCTGATACATTGATGAATTTTTCTTCTTTCATGTCAACGTATCCGACGTCGGCATCCGCGAGAAGTTTATTAATTTTGATAAGCTAGTTGTTTTGGAATGGTTTTAGAGATTTtca containing:
- the LOC127841371 gene encoding paralithocin 2-like; its protein translation is MLSAVSFLLLVMLCGTVSSQTYKGYPPPKPYPKDPCYKVYCPTIYCPNGQYTPPGECCSRCKKGYGYQDPDPYFPGGK